The Kosakonia sacchari SP1 genome includes a window with the following:
- the iclR gene encoding glyoxylate bypass operon transcriptional repressor IclR, whose product MATSVPAKRGRKATAPAAPAGGQVQSLTRGLKLLEWIAESHGSVALTELAQQAGLPNSTTHRLLTTMQQLGFVRQVGELGHWSVGAHAFIVGSSFLQSRNLMAIVHPILRNLMEASGETVNLAVLDKSDHQAIIIDQVQCTQLMRMSAPIGGKLPMHASGAGKAFLSRLSDEQVGSLLHRQGLHAYTHATLVSPVHLKEDLAQSRKRGYSFDDEEHALGLRCVAACIFDEHGEPFAAISISGPISRITDDRVTELGAMVIRGAKEVTLAYGGMR is encoded by the coding sequence ATGGCCACTTCCGTTCCCGCTAAACGAGGCAGAAAAGCTACAGCCCCGGCCGCTCCGGCGGGTGGGCAAGTCCAGTCATTGACCCGCGGCCTGAAACTGCTGGAATGGATTGCCGAGTCTCATGGCAGCGTCGCCCTTACCGAGCTGGCGCAACAGGCCGGTTTGCCGAACTCTACCACCCACCGTTTACTCACGACCATGCAGCAGCTAGGGTTTGTTCGCCAGGTAGGTGAGCTGGGCCACTGGTCAGTAGGCGCGCATGCGTTTATCGTTGGCAGCAGTTTTCTGCAAAGCCGTAACCTGATGGCGATTGTTCACCCGATCCTGCGCAACTTAATGGAAGCATCCGGCGAAACCGTGAATCTCGCGGTGCTGGATAAGAGCGACCATCAGGCCATTATTATCGATCAGGTGCAGTGTACGCAGTTGATGCGCATGTCCGCGCCGATTGGCGGCAAATTACCGATGCATGCCTCTGGCGCGGGAAAAGCGTTTTTGTCACGCCTGAGCGATGAGCAAGTTGGCAGTTTGCTGCACCGTCAGGGGTTGCATGCGTACACCCATGCCACGCTGGTATCGCCGGTACACCTGAAAGAAGATCTCGCTCAGAGCCGCAAACGCGGCTACTCCTTTGACGACGAAGAACATGCGCTGGGGTTACGCTGCGTAGCGGCGTGCATTTTTGACGAACACGGCGAACCCTTCGCGGCGATTTCCATCTCCGGGCCTATCTCACGCATCACCGATGACCGCGTTACCGAACTGGGCGCAATGGTGATCCGTGGCGCGAAAGAAGTGACGCTGGCTTACGGGGGAATGCGTTAA
- a CDS encoding helix-turn-helix domain-containing protein, which yields MIEDAIKAADELVKLVPFLGNNPDKEDYEHALEMVEQLLTHVPDSSLVALLTAQIEHYENNDPELAAFNARIAALPRGVAALRVLMDQHGLNQSSFRDEIGQRSLVSRILNGERNLTVDHIRALAKRFNVSTDVFIEPAHHIAG from the coding sequence ATGATTGAGGATGCGATCAAGGCCGCTGACGAGCTGGTGAAACTGGTGCCTTTTTTGGGAAATAACCCCGACAAAGAGGATTATGAACACGCGCTGGAGATGGTTGAACAGTTGCTCACGCATGTGCCGGATAGCTCGCTGGTTGCGCTGCTTACCGCACAGATAGAGCACTATGAAAATAACGATCCGGAACTGGCGGCGTTTAACGCGCGTATCGCGGCACTGCCACGCGGCGTTGCCGCCTTACGGGTTTTGATGGATCAGCACGGATTAAATCAGTCCTCGTTTCGGGATGAAATCGGCCAGCGCTCCCTGGTGAGCCGCATTCTTAATGGCGAACGCAATCTCACTGTCGACCATATCCGGGCGCTGGCGAAACGCTTTAATGTGTCGACCGACGTGTTTATTGAGCCAGCCCATCACATCGCGGGGTGA
- a CDS encoding Na/Pi cotransporter family protein: protein MLTLLHLLSAVALLVWGTHIVRTGVMRVFGARLRTVLSRSVERKPLAFCAGIGVTALVQSSNATTMLVTSFVAQDLVALTPALVIVLGADVGTALMARILTFDLSWLSPLLIFLGVIFFLGRKQTREGQLGRVSIGLGLILLALELIVQAVTPITQANGVQVIFASLTGDIMLDALIGAVFAIISYSSLAAVLLTATLVTAGIISFPVALCLVIGANLGSGLLAMLNNSAANAAARRVALGSLLFKLVGSLIILPFVHVLAASMQKLPLPEAELVIYFHVFYNLIRCLAMVPFAGPMAQFCKRIIREEPELDTRLKPKHLDSSALDTPTLALANAARETLRMGDAMELMLEGLHKVMHGQPRQEKELRKQADDINVLYTAIKLYLARMPKEELAEEESKRWAEIIEMSLNLEQASDIVERMGSEIADKSLAARRAFSVEGLQELDALHERLVGNLKLAMSVFFSSDVTSARRLRRSKHRFRIMNRRYSHAHVDRLHQQNVQSIETSSLHLGLLGDMKRLNSLFCSVAYSVLEQPDEDDERDDA, encoded by the coding sequence GTGCTGACTTTGCTTCATCTGCTTTCTGCCGTGGCTCTGCTGGTGTGGGGCACACACATTGTACGTACCGGTGTGATGCGTGTTTTTGGCGCGCGTTTACGTACCGTTCTTAGCCGTAGCGTCGAAAGGAAACCGCTCGCCTTCTGCGCGGGTATCGGCGTGACTGCGCTGGTGCAAAGCAGTAACGCCACCACCATGCTGGTGACCTCGTTTGTCGCCCAGGATTTAGTGGCGCTCACTCCGGCATTGGTGATTGTGTTGGGTGCAGATGTCGGGACCGCGCTGATGGCGCGCATTCTGACGTTCGATCTCTCATGGTTATCGCCGCTGCTGATTTTTCTTGGTGTTATTTTCTTCCTCGGGCGTAAACAGACGCGCGAAGGCCAGCTTGGGCGCGTCAGCATCGGCCTTGGGTTGATTCTTCTGGCGCTGGAGCTGATTGTGCAGGCGGTTACGCCGATCACCCAGGCTAATGGCGTGCAGGTGATTTTCGCCTCGCTGACCGGCGATATTATGCTCGATGCGCTGATTGGTGCGGTGTTCGCCATTATCAGTTACTCCAGCCTGGCGGCGGTGCTGCTAACGGCGACGCTGGTTACGGCAGGGATTATCTCTTTCCCGGTCGCGCTGTGTCTGGTGATTGGTGCCAACCTCGGTTCTGGCCTGCTGGCGATGCTCAATAACAGTGCCGCTAACGCTGCCGCCCGACGCGTGGCGCTTGGCAGTTTGCTATTCAAGCTGGTGGGCAGCCTGATTATCCTGCCATTTGTTCATGTGCTTGCCGCGTCAATGCAGAAACTACCCTTACCGGAAGCAGAACTGGTTATCTATTTCCATGTGTTCTACAACCTGATCCGCTGCCTGGCGATGGTGCCGTTTGCCGGGCCAATGGCGCAGTTTTGTAAGCGGATCATTCGTGAAGAGCCAGAGCTGGATACGCGCCTGAAGCCAAAGCATCTCGACAGTTCAGCACTGGATACACCAACGCTGGCGCTGGCCAATGCTGCGCGGGAAACCTTGCGCATGGGCGATGCGATGGAGTTGATGCTCGAAGGGTTGCATAAAGTAATGCATGGCCAGCCTCGTCAGGAGAAGGAACTGCGCAAACAAGCCGATGACATCAACGTGCTGTACACGGCGATTAAGCTCTATCTGGCGCGGATGCCGAAAGAGGAGCTGGCGGAAGAGGAGTCAAAACGCTGGGCAGAAATTATCGAGATGTCGCTGAACCTTGAGCAGGCCTCCGATATTGTCGAGCGCATGGGCAGCGAAATCGCCGACAAATCGCTGGCGGCGCGACGCGCTTTCTCTGTTGAAGGCTTGCAGGAACTGGATGCGCTGCATGAACGGCTGGTGGGGAATCTGAAGCTGGCGATGTCGGTATTTTTCTCCAGCGACGTGACCAGCGCCCGGCGTTTACGCCGTAGCAAGCACCGTTTTCGCATTATGAACCGTCGTTATTCACATGCGCATGTTGACCGCCTGCATCAACAAAACGTGCAAAGCATTGAAACCAGCTCACTGCACCTCGGTTTGCTGGGCGACATGAAACGTCTTAACTCCCTGTTCTGCTCGGTGGCCTACAGCGTGCTGGAACAGCCGGATGAAGACGATGAGCGCGATGATGCTTGA
- a CDS encoding type II toxin-antitoxin system HigB family toxin: MHVISRRPFDNAAKDFPNHTLALDAVYKILKSTVYKNPDELREEFPSLDKMKYRDKWWVINVGGNHLRVLFFADFELAKIFVKHIVPHDEYDKLIRHYRETKE, from the coding sequence ATGCACGTTATATCAAGGAGGCCGTTCGATAACGCGGCTAAAGATTTTCCAAACCATACGCTGGCGCTGGACGCGGTTTACAAAATCCTGAAAAGCACTGTTTACAAGAATCCAGACGAGTTGAGAGAAGAGTTCCCAAGCCTGGATAAGATGAAATACAGGGATAAATGGTGGGTCATCAATGTCGGTGGCAACCATTTGAGAGTGTTATTTTTCGCAGATTTTGAATTAGCAAAGATATTTGTCAAACATATCGTGCCCCATGACGAATATGACAAGCTGATAAGACATTACCGGGAGACCAAAGAATGA
- the metH gene encoding methionine synthase, which yields MSSKVEQLKHQLSKRILVLDGGMGTMIQSYRLSEQDFRGERFADWPCDLKGNNDLLVLSKPEVISAIHDAYFAAGADIIETNTFNSTTIAMADYQMESLSAEINFAAAKLARASADKWTAQTPDKPRYVAGVLGPTNRTASISPDVNDPAFRNISFDQLVTAYRESTKALVEGGSDLILIETVFDTLNAKAAIFAVKAEFDALGVELPIMISGTITDASGRTLSGQTTEAFYNSLRHADALTFGLNCALGPDELRQYVQELSRIAECYVTAHPNAGLPNAFGEYDLDADTMAAQIGEWAQAGFLNIVGGCCGTTPEHIAAMSRAVEGVSPRQLPDVPVACRLAGLEPLNIGDDSLFVNVGERTNVTGSAKFKRLIKEEKYAEALDVARQQVESGAQIIDINMDEGMLDAEAAMVRFLNLIAGEPDIARVPIMIDSSKWEVIEKGLKCIQGKGIVNSISMKEGVEPFIHHAKLVRRYGAAVVVMAFDEIGQADTRARKIEICRRAYKILTEEVGFPPEDIIFDPNIFAVATGIEEHNNYAQDFIGACEDIKRELPHALISGGVSNVSFSFRGNDPVREAIHAVFLYYAIRNGMDMGIVNAGQLAIYDDLPAELRDGVEDVILNRRDDATERMLDLAEKYRGSKAADEGANAQQAEWRNWDVKKRLEYSLVKGITEFIEFDTEEARQQAARPIEVIEGPLMDGMNVVGDLFGEGKMFLPQVVKSARVMKQAVAYLEPYIEASKEKGSSNGKMVIATVKGDVHDIGKNIVGVVLQCNNYEIIDLGVMVPADKILKTAREENADLIGLSGLITPSLDEMVNVAKEMERQGFTIPLLIGGATTSKAHTAVKIEQNYSGPTVYVQNASRTVGVVSALLSDTQHDEFVARTRKEYETVRIQHARKKPRTPPVTLQAARENDLAFDWESYTPPVAHRLGVQEVAASIETLRNYIDWTPFFMTWSLAGKYPRILEDEVVGEEAKRLFADANEMLDKLSAEKLLNPRGVVGLFPANRVGDDVEIYRDETRTQALTVGCHLRQQTEKVGFANYCLADFVAPKQSGKADYIGAFAVTGGLEEDALAEAYDAAHDDYNKIMVKAVADRLAEAFAEYLHERVRKVYWGYAPNENLSNEELIRENYQGIRPAPGYPACPEHTEKGTIWQLLDVEKHTGMKLTESYAMWPGASVSGWYFSHPDSKYFAVAQIQRDQVEDYARRKGMSVAEVERWLASNLGYDAD from the coding sequence GTGAGCAGCAAAGTTGAGCAACTGAAGCACCAGTTAAGCAAAAGAATTCTGGTTCTGGATGGGGGCATGGGCACCATGATCCAGAGCTATCGTCTGAGTGAGCAGGATTTTCGCGGCGAGCGCTTCGCCGACTGGCCTTGCGATCTTAAAGGCAACAACGACTTGCTGGTGCTCAGCAAGCCGGAGGTAATAAGCGCAATCCATGACGCCTACTTTGCGGCGGGCGCGGATATCATCGAAACCAATACCTTTAACTCAACGACAATCGCCATGGCGGATTACCAGATGGAATCCCTGTCGGCGGAAATCAACTTCGCTGCTGCCAAACTGGCGCGTGCCAGCGCCGACAAATGGACGGCGCAAACGCCGGATAAACCGCGTTATGTCGCGGGTGTGCTCGGCCCGACCAACCGCACTGCCTCAATCTCACCGGACGTTAACGATCCGGCGTTTCGCAATATCTCCTTCGATCAGCTGGTTACCGCTTATCGCGAATCCACCAAAGCGCTGGTGGAAGGGGGATCGGATCTGATCCTCATCGAAACGGTGTTCGATACGCTTAACGCCAAAGCGGCGATCTTTGCGGTAAAAGCGGAGTTTGACGCGCTGGGCGTTGAGCTGCCGATCATGATTTCCGGCACCATTACAGACGCCTCCGGGCGTACGCTTTCCGGGCAGACCACCGAAGCGTTTTACAACTCTCTGCGTCACGCCGATGCGCTCACCTTCGGCCTGAACTGCGCGCTGGGGCCGGATGAACTGCGCCAGTATGTGCAGGAACTTTCCCGTATCGCCGAATGCTATGTCACCGCGCACCCGAACGCTGGCCTGCCCAATGCTTTTGGGGAATATGATCTTGATGCCGACACCATGGCGGCGCAAATCGGCGAATGGGCGCAAGCCGGTTTCCTGAATATTGTCGGTGGCTGCTGTGGTACCACGCCAGAACATATCGCCGCCATGAGTCGTGCGGTCGAAGGCGTGTCGCCGCGCCAGTTGCCGGATGTACCGGTCGCTTGCCGCCTCGCGGGTCTGGAGCCGCTCAACATTGGCGACGACAGCCTGTTTGTGAACGTCGGCGAACGTACCAACGTCACCGGTTCCGCCAAATTTAAACGCCTGATCAAAGAAGAGAAGTACGCCGAAGCGCTGGACGTAGCGCGCCAGCAGGTAGAAAGCGGCGCGCAGATCATCGACATCAATATGGATGAAGGGATGCTCGACGCCGAAGCGGCGATGGTGCGTTTCCTCAACCTGATTGCCGGTGAGCCGGACATTGCCCGTGTACCCATCATGATCGACTCCTCAAAATGGGAGGTGATCGAAAAAGGGCTGAAATGTATCCAGGGCAAAGGCATCGTCAACTCGATTTCAATGAAAGAGGGCGTTGAGCCGTTCATTCACCACGCGAAACTGGTGCGTCGCTATGGCGCCGCCGTGGTGGTGATGGCCTTTGACGAAATCGGTCAGGCGGATACGCGTGCGCGCAAAATCGAAATTTGCCGCCGCGCTTATAAAATTCTTACCGAAGAGGTGGGTTTCCCGCCGGAAGACATTATCTTCGATCCGAACATCTTCGCCGTAGCAACGGGTATTGAAGAGCACAACAACTATGCACAGGACTTTATCGGCGCGTGTGAAGATATCAAACGCGAACTGCCGCATGCGCTGATTTCCGGCGGTGTTTCCAACGTTTCGTTCTCGTTTCGCGGCAACGACCCGGTGCGTGAAGCTATCCACGCCGTGTTTCTTTATTACGCCATTCGTAACGGCATGGATATGGGCATCGTCAACGCCGGGCAACTGGCGATTTACGATGATTTGCCTGCCGAGCTGCGCGACGGTGTTGAGGATGTGATCCTTAACCGCCGTGATGATGCCACCGAGCGCATGCTGGATCTGGCGGAAAAGTACCGCGGCAGCAAAGCCGCCGATGAAGGGGCAAACGCGCAGCAGGCGGAGTGGCGCAACTGGGATGTGAAAAAACGTCTCGAATATTCGCTGGTAAAAGGCATCACCGAATTTATCGAGTTCGATACCGAAGAGGCGCGTCAGCAGGCCGCTCGCCCGATCGAGGTGATCGAAGGGCCATTGATGGACGGCATGAACGTGGTGGGCGATCTGTTTGGCGAAGGCAAAATGTTCCTGCCGCAGGTGGTGAAATCCGCCCGCGTGATGAAACAGGCCGTGGCCTATCTCGAACCCTATATCGAAGCCAGCAAAGAGAAGGGCAGCAGCAACGGCAAAATGGTGATCGCCACCGTGAAAGGCGATGTCCACGACATCGGCAAAAACATCGTCGGCGTGGTATTGCAATGTAACAACTACGAAATTATCGATCTCGGCGTGATGGTGCCTGCCGATAAAATCCTGAAAACCGCGCGTGAAGAGAATGCTGACTTGATTGGTCTTTCCGGGCTGATTACGCCGTCGCTCGATGAAATGGTCAACGTGGCGAAAGAGATGGAACGCCAGGGGTTCACCATTCCGCTGCTGATTGGCGGCGCGACCACATCGAAAGCGCACACGGCGGTGAAAATCGAGCAGAACTACAGCGGGCCGACGGTGTATGTACAAAACGCCTCGCGTACCGTGGGGGTGGTGTCAGCCCTGCTTTCGGATACGCAGCACGATGAGTTCGTTGCCCGTACTCGCAAAGAGTATGAAACCGTGCGTATCCAGCATGCGCGAAAAAAACCGCGTACGCCGCCAGTGACGTTGCAGGCCGCGCGGGAAAACGATCTCGCCTTTGACTGGGAAAGTTATACTCCGCCGGTCGCGCATCGCTTGGGTGTGCAGGAAGTTGCCGCCAGCATCGAGACGCTGCGTAATTACATCGACTGGACGCCCTTCTTTATGACCTGGTCGCTGGCCGGGAAATATCCGCGCATCCTTGAAGATGAGGTGGTGGGAGAAGAGGCGAAACGTCTGTTTGCCGATGCCAACGAGATGCTGGATAAACTGAGTGCGGAAAAGCTGCTCAACCCGCGCGGTGTGGTCGGGCTTTTCCCGGCTAACCGTGTTGGCGACGATGTCGAAATCTATCGCGACGAAACCCGCACGCAAGCTCTGACAGTGGGTTGCCATCTGCGCCAGCAAACGGAAAAGGTCGGTTTCGCTAACTACTGCCTGGCGGATTTTGTCGCCCCCAAACAGAGCGGTAAAGCGGACTACATTGGCGCATTCGCAGTGACGGGCGGTCTTGAAGAGGACGCGTTAGCGGAAGCGTATGACGCCGCGCACGATGATTACAATAAAATCATGGTGAAAGCGGTGGCCGACCGCCTGGCGGAAGCCTTTGCGGAATACCTGCATGAGCGGGTGCGTAAAGTTTACTGGGGCTACGCGCCGAACGAGAACCTCAGTAATGAGGAATTGATCCGCGAAAATTATCAGGGCATTCGCCCGGCACCGGGTTACCCGGCCTGCCCGGAGCACACGGAGAAAGGCACCATCTGGCAGTTGCTGGACGTTGAAAAACATACCGGGATGAAACTGACCGAATCCTACGCGATGTGGCCAGGGGCATCGGTTTCCGGCTGGTATTTCAGCCACCCGGACAGTAAATATTTCGCGGTTGCTCAAATTCAGCGCGACCAGGTGGAAGATTACGCGCGGCGGAAAGGCATGTCGGTGGCAGAAGTTGAGCGCTGGCTGGCGTCTAATTTAGGTTACGACGCAGATTAA
- a CDS encoding DUF3811 domain-containing protein, producing MALTRLTQKEMTESEQRELKTLLDRARIAHGRPLSNAEANHVKKEYIDKLMAQREAAAKKARQMKKQQAYKPDENATFSWSANTSTRGKR from the coding sequence ATGGCCCTGACCAGACTGACGCAAAAAGAGATGACGGAAAGTGAACAGCGGGAGCTTAAAACGCTGCTGGATCGCGCCCGCATCGCGCACGGACGCCCACTCAGCAACGCTGAAGCCAATCATGTGAAGAAGGAGTACATCGATAAACTGATGGCGCAGCGCGAAGCGGCAGCGAAGAAAGCCCGCCAGATGAAGAAACAGCAGGCTTATAAACCGGATGAGAATGCCACATTTTCCTGGTCGGCAAACACCTCAACGCGTGGCAAGCGCTAA
- the aceK gene encoding bifunctional isocitrate dehydrogenase kinase/phosphatase, whose amino-acid sequence MSRGLELLIAQTILQGFDAQYGRFLEVTSGAQQRFEQADWHAVQQAMKQRIHLYDHHVGLVVEQLRCITDSQSPDAAFLLRVKEHYTQLLPDYPRFEIAESFFNSVYCRLFDHRSLTPERLFIFSSQPERRFRTIPRPLAKAFWPERGWEALLTKVLSDLPLRLPWQDKARDVSYITAHLQEAFGSETLAHSHLQVANELFYRNKAAWLVGKLITPSATLPFLLPLHRSDEGELFVDTCLTTSAEASIVFGFARSYFMVYAPLPAATVEWLREILPGKTTAELYMAIGCQKHGKTESYREYLNYINASNEQFIEAPGIRGMVMLVFTLPGFDRVFKVIKDVFPPQKEMSAAHVRACYQLVKEHDRVGRMADTQEFENFVLEKRQIAPALMALLLEQAPGKITDLGDRIVISHLYIERRMVPLNLWFEQVKGQQLRDAVEEYGNAIRQLAAANIFPGDMLFKNFGVTRHGRVVFYDYDEICYMTEVNFRDIPAPRYPEDELSAEPWYSVSPGDVFPQEFRHWLCADPEIGPLFEEMHADLLRADYWRGLQARIREGHVEDVYAYRKRQRFSVRFGAGALRQAG is encoded by the coding sequence ATGTCGCGTGGTCTGGAACTGCTGATTGCCCAAACCATCCTGCAAGGCTTTGATGCCCAGTATGGTCGTTTTCTGGAAGTAACGTCCGGCGCGCAACAGCGCTTTGAACAAGCCGACTGGCACGCCGTTCAGCAGGCGATGAAGCAGCGCATTCACCTTTATGATCACCATGTTGGCCTGGTCGTCGAGCAACTGCGTTGCATCACCGACAGCCAAAGCCCGGACGCCGCGTTTTTGCTGCGCGTCAAAGAGCACTACACGCAACTGCTGCCGGATTATCCCCGCTTTGAAATTGCCGAAAGCTTCTTTAATTCAGTCTATTGTCGGTTATTCGATCACCGTTCTCTCACGCCAGAACGGTTGTTTATCTTTAGCTCGCAGCCGGAACGCCGCTTTCGCACCATCCCGCGCCCGTTAGCTAAAGCGTTCTGGCCGGAACGCGGCTGGGAAGCGCTGCTGACCAAAGTGCTGTCAGATTTGCCGCTGCGTCTACCGTGGCAGGATAAAGCGCGCGATGTGAGTTATATCACCGCGCATTTGCAGGAGGCGTTTGGCAGCGAAACCCTTGCTCACTCTCACTTGCAGGTGGCGAACGAGTTGTTTTACCGCAACAAAGCCGCCTGGCTGGTTGGCAAGCTTATTACCCCGTCGGCTACGCTGCCGTTCTTGTTGCCGCTCCACCGCAGCGATGAGGGTGAGCTGTTTGTCGATACCTGTCTGACCACATCGGCGGAAGCCAGCATCGTGTTTGGTTTTGCCCGCTCCTATTTTATGGTTTACGCCCCGTTGCCCGCCGCGACAGTCGAGTGGCTGCGTGAGATCCTGCCCGGTAAAACCACCGCTGAACTGTATATGGCAATTGGTTGCCAGAAACATGGCAAAACGGAAAGCTACCGCGAATATTTAAATTACATCAACGCCAGCAATGAGCAGTTTATTGAAGCGCCAGGCATTCGCGGCATGGTGATGCTGGTGTTTACGCTGCCCGGTTTTGACCGGGTATTTAAGGTGATAAAAGATGTCTTTCCCCCGCAAAAAGAGATGAGCGCCGCGCACGTTCGTGCGTGCTATCAACTGGTTAAAGAGCATGACCGTGTGGGACGCATGGCCGACACACAAGAGTTTGAAAACTTTGTGCTGGAAAAACGGCAGATTGCCCCGGCGCTCATGGCGCTTTTGCTGGAACAAGCGCCAGGCAAAATCACCGATCTCGGTGATCGCATCGTCATCAGCCATCTCTATATTGAGCGGCGTATGGTGCCGCTCAATCTGTGGTTTGAGCAGGTTAAAGGTCAGCAATTGCGCGACGCGGTAGAGGAGTATGGCAACGCCATTCGCCAGCTGGCCGCCGCCAATATTTTCCCCGGCGACATGCTGTTCAAGAACTTCGGCGTCACCCGCCATGGGCGCGTGGTGTTCTACGATTACGACGAAATTTGTTATATGACCGAAGTGAATTTCCGCGACATTCCCGCGCCGCGCTACCCGGAAGATGAGCTGAGCGCCGAACCGTGGTACAGCGTGTCGCCAGGCGATGTTTTTCCACAGGAGTTTCGCCACTGGTTATGCGCCGACCCGGAAATCGGTCCGCTATTCGAAGAGATGCATGCCGATCTACTGCGTGCCGATTACTGGCGCGGATTGCAGGCGCGCATCCGCGAAGGGCATGTCGAAGATGTTTATGCCTACCGCAAACGCCAGCGTTTCAGCGTACGCTTTGGCGCAGGCGCGCTGCGGCAGGCGGGGTAA
- the rluF gene encoding 23S rRNA pseudouridine(2604) synthase RluF — MLPTQSTRLNKYISESGICSRREADRYIEQGNVFINGKRAGIGDQVVAGDVVKVNGQLIEPRNDEDLVFIALNKPVGIVSTTEDGEKDNIVDFVNHSSRIFPIGRLDKDSQGLIFLTNHGDLVNKILRAGNDHEKEYLVTVNKPVTDEFVQGMSAGVPILGTKTKKCKVKREAPFTFRITLVQGLNRQIRRMCEYFGYDVTKLERTRIMNVSLTGLPPGEWRDLTDDELIALFKLIENSSSEAKPKAKAKPQAAKKPAVKVAKPEEKSRAKPAGKRFTQPGRKKKGR, encoded by the coding sequence ATGCTGCCAACCCAATCAACACGTTTAAACAAATACATCAGCGAAAGCGGGATTTGCTCACGCCGCGAGGCTGACCGTTACATTGAGCAAGGCAACGTCTTTATCAACGGCAAGCGCGCCGGGATTGGCGATCAGGTGGTTGCCGGAGACGTTGTGAAAGTGAATGGTCAACTTATCGAGCCGAGAAACGATGAGGATCTGGTGTTTATCGCGTTGAATAAACCCGTTGGTATTGTCAGTACCACCGAAGATGGTGAAAAAGACAATATTGTTGATTTCGTTAATCACAGCAGCCGTATCTTTCCCATCGGCCGTCTGGACAAAGATTCGCAGGGGCTGATTTTTCTCACTAATCATGGCGATTTAGTGAATAAAATCCTGCGCGCCGGCAACGATCACGAGAAAGAGTATCTGGTGACCGTCAATAAGCCCGTCACTGACGAATTTGTGCAGGGGATGAGCGCTGGCGTGCCGATCCTCGGCACCAAAACTAAGAAGTGCAAAGTAAAAAGGGAAGCGCCATTTACCTTTCGCATTACGCTGGTTCAGGGGCTGAACCGCCAAATCCGCCGCATGTGCGAATACTTTGGTTATGACGTCACCAAACTTGAACGCACGCGTATTATGAACGTCAGTCTCACTGGCTTGCCGCCGGGGGAGTGGCGTGACCTGACCGACGACGAGCTGATTGCGCTGTTTAAGCTGATTGAGAACTCATCGTCAGAAGCGAAGCCGAAAGCAAAAGCGAAACCGCAGGCGGCGAAAAAGCCCGCAGTAAAAGTGGCGAAGCCCGAAGAGAAAAGCCGGGCGAAACCGGCGGGAAAACGCTTTACCCAGCCGGGCAGGAAAAAGAAAGGACGCTAG